The Diorhabda sublineata isolate icDioSubl1.1 chromosome 6, icDioSubl1.1, whole genome shotgun sequence genome includes a window with the following:
- the LOC130445507 gene encoding uncharacterized protein LOC130445507 isoform X1 has product MLDDISETKATMQADEVEELMCMKAEMTYKNENDLSHSKIKDEPQTDEIGLEFDATKYKGINLEDDIEKVEVTSHESSEELDEFDPSPSKDNIFSRIPVQNPNESIKSWLQRITDVQNEMQKKYLTGIERNNQSPLNSVVNTNQPSVAQNSNRVVKYQDLPYMGEMTLDNSKPRRGRKPKKADICHLIYKNYGTIFPGTPNPGNYTDNGVVKKQNSIEMKDDNLNRSDVQNRIISSLLEKRLTQEYNRNKRSSKEEKSNQDEPLNLCIRDLNHLKIRLLKKNDNTYISEIKSEPHSDEDVELIQESPSPDNPSKTESMFPTIPPEIVPPLDPLKTAEGTTGPGGYVYWSNAGVFIHPVALQQQLMMYQRMTSGNNYILPNNHSPKPPPENKTTSIKDHSELRKLVPKTLKPKPGSPKDNRDETVSPSSHTQDGKKRNASTVESHKCPTKRKRSAIFIPPIPTENNTNPATEVSICKFKFTGGAKPSLQEKKMLSVDSGGNFRYYSGTGDKSMRGYEFFPRETLQQQINNTHGSSTGAFLQASGEKIYPTPPTDFTGAKTSSEFLLSPEIPAATFSPPQSSSQDHGMRLKKRKSRKSLQREKLEQTFKEKGFLIQTQQTESAEGATYCKFRQLRKFTRYLFRSWKDYLPGNLTEEQQQQLKQQQQQQQQQQQQQQPKNGSDEIIEHCKDNVDDVSVNSSELSVSNA; this is encoded by the exons atgttGGATGACATAAGTGAAA CAAAGGCAACAATGCAAGCAGATGAAGTGGAAGAGTTGATGTGCATGAAAGCCGAAATGACTTACAAAAACGAAAATGATCTGAGCCATTCCAAAATCAAAGATGAACCCCAAACCGACGAAATTGG gTTAGAATTTGACGCTACCAAATATAAAGGTATCAATTTGGAGGACgatattgaaaaagttgaaGTAACTAGTCACGAATCGTCGGAAGAACTCGACGAATTCGATCCATCTCCTTCGAAGGATAACATATTTAGTCGGATACCCGTTCAAAATCCAAACGAATCTATCAAGAGTTGGTTACAGAGGATAACTGACGTTCAAAatgaaatgcaaaaaaaatatctcaCCGGTATCGAACGTAACAATCAATCACCGTTAAATTCC GTAGTTAATACGAATCAACCTTCGGTAGCTCAAAATTCCAATAGAGTCGTGAAATATCAAGATCTACCTTACATGGGAGAGATGACTTTGGACAATTCCAAACCGAGGAGGGGTCGTAAACCGAAGAAAGCCGATATATGTCATctgatttacaaaaattacgGTACCATCTTCCCCGGTACGCCCAATCCGGGTAATTACACGGACAACGGCgttgtaaaaaaacaaaattcgattGAAATGAAAGACGATAATCTAAATAGAAGCGACGTTCAGAATAGGATCATATCTAGTTTACTCGAAAAAAGACTGACCCAAGAATACAATAGGAATAAGAGGAGTTCGAAGGAGGAAAAATCTAATCAAGACGAACCGCTCAATCTTTGTATCAGGGACCTGAACCATTTGAAAATAAGACTGTTGAAAAAAAACGACAATACGTATATATCTGAAATAAAATCAGAACCGCATTCGGACGAAGACGTAGAGTTAATTCAAGAATCGCCCAGTCCCGACAATCCCTCCAAAACCGAATCGATGTTTCCGACGATACCACCGGAAATCGTTCCTCCTCTCGATCCTCTAAAGACGGCTGAAGGTACGACTGGACCTGGAGGATACGTCTATTGGTCTAACGCCGGAGTTTTTATTCATCCAGTAGCTCTTCAACAACAATTGATGATGTACCAAAGAATGACCTctggaaataattatattcttcCTAATAACCACAGTCCGAAACCACCCCCCGAAAACAAAACGACGTCCATTAAAGATCATAGCGAATTGAGGAAATTGGTACCTAAAACACTCAAACCGAAACCTGGTTCTCCGAAAg ATAATCGCGATGAAACAGTCAGTCCGTCATCGCATACGCAAGATGGGAAAAAAAGAAACGCATCGACGGTGGAAAGTCACAAATGTCCCACTAAACGAAAACGTTCCGCTATATTCATACCGCCGATACCGACTGAAAATAACACGAATCCAGCCACCGAAGTCAGTATATGTAAATTCAAATTCACTGGAGGAGCCAAGCCGAGTctccaagaaaaaaaaatgttgtcgGTAGATTCGGGGGGGAATTTTAG atattatagCGGTACAGGTGATAAATCGATGAGGGGTTACGAATTTTTCCCTAGGGAAACGCTACAGCAACAGATCAACAATACTCACGGTTCGTCGACGGGAGCTTTTCTACAAGCTAGCGGAGAAAAAATTTACCCGACGCCGCCGACCGATTTCACCGGCGCCAAAACGAGCTCGGAGTTTCTGCTTAGTCCGGAAATACCCGCGGCTACTTTCAGCCCGCCGCAATCTTCTAGTCAGGATCACGGTATGAGATTGAAGAAGAGAAAATCCAGAAAAAGTTTACAGAGGGAAAAATTAGAACAAACTTTCAAGGAAAAGGGTTTTTTAATACAGACGCAACAGACGGAAAGCGCCGAAGGGGCGACTTATTGTAAATTTAGACAGTTGAGGAAGTTTACTAGATACCTTTTTAGATCTTGGAAGGATTATTTACCGGGGAATTTGACAGAAGAACAACAACAACAAttgaaacaacaacaacaacaacaacaacaacaacaacagcaACAACAACCGAAGAATGGCTCCGATGAAATTATCGAACATTGTAAAGATAACGTTGACGACGTTTCGGTAAATTCGAGTGAATTATCAGTCAGTAACGCGTAA
- the LOC130445507 gene encoding uncharacterized protein LOC130445507 isoform X2, whose amino-acid sequence MQADEVEELMCMKAEMTYKNENDLSHSKIKDEPQTDEIGLEFDATKYKGINLEDDIEKVEVTSHESSEELDEFDPSPSKDNIFSRIPVQNPNESIKSWLQRITDVQNEMQKKYLTGIERNNQSPLNSVVNTNQPSVAQNSNRVVKYQDLPYMGEMTLDNSKPRRGRKPKKADICHLIYKNYGTIFPGTPNPGNYTDNGVVKKQNSIEMKDDNLNRSDVQNRIISSLLEKRLTQEYNRNKRSSKEEKSNQDEPLNLCIRDLNHLKIRLLKKNDNTYISEIKSEPHSDEDVELIQESPSPDNPSKTESMFPTIPPEIVPPLDPLKTAEGTTGPGGYVYWSNAGVFIHPVALQQQLMMYQRMTSGNNYILPNNHSPKPPPENKTTSIKDHSELRKLVPKTLKPKPGSPKDNRDETVSPSSHTQDGKKRNASTVESHKCPTKRKRSAIFIPPIPTENNTNPATEVSICKFKFTGGAKPSLQEKKMLSVDSGGNFRYYSGTGDKSMRGYEFFPRETLQQQINNTHGSSTGAFLQASGEKIYPTPPTDFTGAKTSSEFLLSPEIPAATFSPPQSSSQDHGMRLKKRKSRKSLQREKLEQTFKEKGFLIQTQQTESAEGATYCKFRQLRKFTRYLFRSWKDYLPGNLTEEQQQQLKQQQQQQQQQQQQQQPKNGSDEIIEHCKDNVDDVSVNSSELSVSNA is encoded by the exons ATGCAAGCAGATGAAGTGGAAGAGTTGATGTGCATGAAAGCCGAAATGACTTACAAAAACGAAAATGATCTGAGCCATTCCAAAATCAAAGATGAACCCCAAACCGACGAAATTGG gTTAGAATTTGACGCTACCAAATATAAAGGTATCAATTTGGAGGACgatattgaaaaagttgaaGTAACTAGTCACGAATCGTCGGAAGAACTCGACGAATTCGATCCATCTCCTTCGAAGGATAACATATTTAGTCGGATACCCGTTCAAAATCCAAACGAATCTATCAAGAGTTGGTTACAGAGGATAACTGACGTTCAAAatgaaatgcaaaaaaaatatctcaCCGGTATCGAACGTAACAATCAATCACCGTTAAATTCC GTAGTTAATACGAATCAACCTTCGGTAGCTCAAAATTCCAATAGAGTCGTGAAATATCAAGATCTACCTTACATGGGAGAGATGACTTTGGACAATTCCAAACCGAGGAGGGGTCGTAAACCGAAGAAAGCCGATATATGTCATctgatttacaaaaattacgGTACCATCTTCCCCGGTACGCCCAATCCGGGTAATTACACGGACAACGGCgttgtaaaaaaacaaaattcgattGAAATGAAAGACGATAATCTAAATAGAAGCGACGTTCAGAATAGGATCATATCTAGTTTACTCGAAAAAAGACTGACCCAAGAATACAATAGGAATAAGAGGAGTTCGAAGGAGGAAAAATCTAATCAAGACGAACCGCTCAATCTTTGTATCAGGGACCTGAACCATTTGAAAATAAGACTGTTGAAAAAAAACGACAATACGTATATATCTGAAATAAAATCAGAACCGCATTCGGACGAAGACGTAGAGTTAATTCAAGAATCGCCCAGTCCCGACAATCCCTCCAAAACCGAATCGATGTTTCCGACGATACCACCGGAAATCGTTCCTCCTCTCGATCCTCTAAAGACGGCTGAAGGTACGACTGGACCTGGAGGATACGTCTATTGGTCTAACGCCGGAGTTTTTATTCATCCAGTAGCTCTTCAACAACAATTGATGATGTACCAAAGAATGACCTctggaaataattatattcttcCTAATAACCACAGTCCGAAACCACCCCCCGAAAACAAAACGACGTCCATTAAAGATCATAGCGAATTGAGGAAATTGGTACCTAAAACACTCAAACCGAAACCTGGTTCTCCGAAAg ATAATCGCGATGAAACAGTCAGTCCGTCATCGCATACGCAAGATGGGAAAAAAAGAAACGCATCGACGGTGGAAAGTCACAAATGTCCCACTAAACGAAAACGTTCCGCTATATTCATACCGCCGATACCGACTGAAAATAACACGAATCCAGCCACCGAAGTCAGTATATGTAAATTCAAATTCACTGGAGGAGCCAAGCCGAGTctccaagaaaaaaaaatgttgtcgGTAGATTCGGGGGGGAATTTTAG atattatagCGGTACAGGTGATAAATCGATGAGGGGTTACGAATTTTTCCCTAGGGAAACGCTACAGCAACAGATCAACAATACTCACGGTTCGTCGACGGGAGCTTTTCTACAAGCTAGCGGAGAAAAAATTTACCCGACGCCGCCGACCGATTTCACCGGCGCCAAAACGAGCTCGGAGTTTCTGCTTAGTCCGGAAATACCCGCGGCTACTTTCAGCCCGCCGCAATCTTCTAGTCAGGATCACGGTATGAGATTGAAGAAGAGAAAATCCAGAAAAAGTTTACAGAGGGAAAAATTAGAACAAACTTTCAAGGAAAAGGGTTTTTTAATACAGACGCAACAGACGGAAAGCGCCGAAGGGGCGACTTATTGTAAATTTAGACAGTTGAGGAAGTTTACTAGATACCTTTTTAGATCTTGGAAGGATTATTTACCGGGGAATTTGACAGAAGAACAACAACAACAAttgaaacaacaacaacaacaacaacaacaacaacaacagcaACAACAACCGAAGAATGGCTCCGATGAAATTATCGAACATTGTAAAGATAACGTTGACGACGTTTCGGTAAATTCGAGTGAATTATCAGTCAGTAACGCGTAA